ATTAACCCTCAAATATTTTAATTTTTTCCCCTTGCTTCAGGGTTACTATTGCCTTTTTTCTATCAGGTTTTTTACCTTCAAATCTGCCGAGTTTTTTTAACTTCCCGGCAACGTTTATAATATTTACCTTCGCTACCTTAACATTAAGCGTCTCTTCAACTGCACGCTTAACCTGATGCTTATTTGCAAACCTATTCACTATAAATATTACCTTGTTCATATTCTCACGGAGGTCAGTACTTCTCTCTGTTATCAATGGAAATCGCAATACATCATGAATATCTAAGTTCATGCCAATTCCTCCGTCAATTTTGCAATATCAGCCTTACTGATTATCAAACTCTCATACCTGATAACATCATATACATTCACCTGCCTTGTATCCATGATTACTGTATCAGGCAAATTCCTTACAGCCCGATATGCCATGCTATTGGCATAATCACATACTATCAGAACACTCCCTTTTATATTCAGGTTTTTTAAAATAGCTACCACGTCTCTGGTCTTACCTGTTTCAACATCGAAAGAATCTATCACAAAAAGTGTTTTATCCTGAAGTTTTGATGACAATGCAGAATAGAGTGCACTCCTTGACTTCTTTTTTGGAATCCTGAATGAATAGTCTCTCGGCAATGGCCCGAATATAGTTCCACCGCCTACCCATACAGGTGACCTTGATGAACCCGCCCTTGCATTACCTGTCCCCTTCTGCTTATAAGGTTTTTTACCGCCGCCGCTTACAAGGCCTTTCGTCTTTGTACAGTGAGTACCCTGCCTCATATTATTGAGCTGCATTACCACTGCCTCATGAAGTAAGGGAACATTTACCGTCCGTCCGAATATTTTTTCATCAAGCCCGACAGTTCCTACTTTATTATTATTAATGTCAACTACAGGTACTTCTA
The sequence above is a segment of the Nitrospirota bacterium genome. Coding sequences within it:
- the rplW gene encoding 50S ribosomal protein L23, whose product is MNLDIHDVLRFPLITERSTDLRENMNKVIFIVNRFANKHQVKRAVEETLNVKVAKVNIINVAGKLKKLGRFEGKKPDRKKAIVTLKQGEKIKIFEG
- the rplD gene encoding 50S ribosomal protein L4; the protein is MLEVPVVDINNNKVGTVGLDEKIFGRTVNVPLLHEAVVMQLNNMRQGTHCTKTKGLVSGGGKKPYKQKGTGNARAGSSRSPVWVGGGTIFGPLPRDYSFRIPKKKSRSALYSALSSKLQDKTLFVIDSFDVETGKTRDVVAILKNLNIKGSVLIVCDYANSMAYRAVRNLPDTVIMDTRQVNVYDVIRYESLIISKADIAKLTEELA